One Bacillota bacterium genomic region harbors:
- the priA gene encoding primosomal protein N', protein MAAYAEIIVDLISNAIDRPFHYSIPPHLQETLRPGMQVTVPLGHRQYQGYVLRLLNETAISPLRDIIDISDPEPLLTDEQLALAHWLSMRYYCRKIDAIHAMLPASLRRGQRAGSVQVIELTPESTLADLSRAPARKKAVRLLAEKGPLTRGELKKNGISPAIIRTLEKMGLIRYTTVRRETAKAKTVMESTEPYLLRGEQDNCYNLVCDALNSEKAQMILLHGVTASGKTEIYMQSIARCIEQNRTALIMVPEIALTPQMVELFEGRFPGLIAVIHSRLTPAEKNREWQDIIDGRARVVLGARSAVFAPIDTLGLIVIDEEHETTYKQEETPRYHAREVAWWRARYNRAVLLLGSATPSVESFYKARTGELKLLSMQLRVTPTQLPPVEIVDMRSELKEGHRHIFSRPLLEELGAVLERDEQALLFINRRGFSGFVLCRECGYVVSCPSCDVSLTLHLDRQLMCCHYCAHEAPIPETCPGCGGHKIRYFSAGTQKVEDEVKKLYPHVSLIRMDSDTTTNRHAHNRYYRQFRERRASILIGTQMIAKGFDFPDVTLVGVVAADTTLNLPDFRAPERTFQLLTQVAGRTARGPRGGKVIIQTYHPNHYSIQTAAKHDYLSFFDSELAHRHPLAYPPYTDLVRILFSGDEEKKVFEAAHWFAGLLSFKPAEAEILGPAPASLFRIKDQYRVQVILKGERLTRIAPTVRKAMREYYDHKPAWTVRLAVDFNPLVVL, encoded by the coding sequence ATGGCCGCTTATGCAGAAATAATCGTCGATCTTATCAGTAACGCCATTGACCGGCCTTTTCATTACAGCATACCTCCCCACTTGCAGGAAACGCTCAGGCCAGGCATGCAGGTCACTGTGCCCCTGGGTCATCGGCAGTACCAGGGTTATGTTCTCCGCTTGCTGAACGAGACCGCTATAAGCCCCCTGCGCGATATAATTGATATCAGTGATCCCGAGCCCCTGCTTACGGATGAACAACTTGCCCTTGCCCACTGGTTGTCCATGCGTTATTACTGCCGGAAAATAGATGCAATCCATGCCATGCTTCCCGCCTCTCTGCGCCGGGGGCAGCGTGCCGGCAGCGTGCAAGTAATCGAATTGACACCGGAATCAACTCTGGCAGACCTGTCCAGGGCACCGGCCCGAAAAAAGGCCGTCAGGCTGCTGGCTGAAAAAGGACCGCTGACCCGTGGAGAACTGAAAAAAAATGGCATCAGTCCGGCAATCATCAGAACACTTGAAAAAATGGGTTTGATCAGGTATACAACCGTTCGCAGAGAAACGGCCAAAGCCAAAACTGTTATGGAATCAACTGAACCTTACCTGCTGCGGGGAGAACAGGATAACTGTTATAACCTGGTTTGTGATGCCCTGAATTCCGAAAAAGCGCAGATGATTTTGCTGCATGGTGTAACGGCCAGCGGTAAGACTGAGATCTACATGCAGAGCATTGCCCGCTGTATCGAACAGAATAGAACAGCCCTGATCATGGTCCCGGAGATTGCACTTACTCCGCAGATGGTGGAGCTCTTTGAAGGCCGTTTCCCGGGCCTGATTGCGGTGATTCACAGCCGTCTGACTCCTGCAGAGAAGAACAGGGAGTGGCAGGATATAATTGATGGCCGGGCTAGAGTTGTGCTCGGCGCCCGCTCGGCAGTGTTTGCCCCTATTGATACTCTTGGATTGATTGTGATCGATGAAGAACATGAAACAACCTACAAACAGGAAGAAACACCCCGTTACCATGCCCGGGAAGTAGCCTGGTGGCGGGCACGCTATAACCGGGCAGTCCTGCTGCTGGGCAGCGCTACACCTTCTGTAGAAAGTTTTTACAAGGCGAGAACCGGCGAATTAAAACTTTTATCGATGCAGTTGAGAGTAACCCCGACCCAGCTTCCGCCTGTGGAAATCGTCGACATGCGCAGCGAGCTGAAGGAAGGGCACCGCCATATATTCAGCCGGCCTCTGCTCGAAGAACTGGGTGCTGTGCTGGAACGGGATGAACAAGCTCTGCTCTTTATAAATCGCCGCGGATTTTCAGGTTTCGTTCTCTGTCGTGAATGTGGATATGTGGTCAGTTGTCCCTCCTGCGATGTTTCACTGACTCTGCATCTTGATCGTCAACTGATGTGCTGTCATTACTGCGCTCATGAAGCACCAATTCCGGAAACATGTCCGGGCTGCGGTGGACATAAGATCCGCTATTTCAGCGCCGGAACTCAAAAAGTTGAAGATGAAGTTAAAAAACTCTATCCTCATGTTTCACTGATCCGCATGGACAGCGACACGACAACAAATCGTCATGCTCATAACCGGTATTACCGCCAGTTCCGGGAGCGTCGCGCAAGTATTCTCATCGGAACCCAGATGATTGCCAAGGGTTTTGATTTTCCCGATGTTACCCTGGTGGGCGTAGTAGCAGCTGATACCACCCTGAATCTACCCGATTTCAGGGCACCGGAGCGTACTTTTCAGTTGTTAACCCAGGTAGCAGGCCGGACTGCCCGTGGACCGCGGGGGGGAAAAGTAATTATCCAAACCTACCATCCCAACCACTACAGCATCCAGACAGCTGCAAAACATGATTACCTTTCCTTTTTTGACTCTGAACTGGCCCACCGTCATCCCCTGGCCTATCCCCCATACACCGATTTGGTCAGAATTCTCTTCAGCGGTGACGAAGAAAAAAAAGTATTTGAAGCGGCCCACTGGTTCGCCGGGCTTTTATCATTTAAACCCGCAGAAGCAGAGATATTAGGACCTGCTCCAGCCTCGCTTTTCAGAATAAAGGACCAGTACAGGGTTCAGGTAATTCTAAAAGGTGAGCGGCTGACCAGGATCGCTCCCACGGTCCGAAAGGCGATGCGGGAATATTATGATCATAAACCCGCCTGGACAGTTCGACTGGCTGTGGATTTTAATCCCCTGGTAGTGCTATAA
- the def gene encoding peptide deformylase, producing MALRQILKDNHPVLRKKTEEVKNINSGVLRLLDDMKETMRDADGVGLAANQVGISKRILVATDGEEMILELINPKCEQSEGGEVGIEGCLSVPGSYGEVPRAVRIVVRALNRNGREIKIIAEGLLARILQHEMDHLDGILFTDRALRIIDPEELKSEESI from the coding sequence GTGGCTTTACGGCAGATATTAAAGGATAACCATCCGGTTTTGCGTAAAAAAACCGAAGAGGTAAAGAATATAAACAGCGGTGTCTTGCGGCTGCTTGATGATATGAAAGAAACCATGCGTGATGCCGATGGAGTGGGGTTGGCTGCCAACCAGGTCGGCATATCAAAACGTATCCTGGTTGCTACCGATGGGGAAGAAATGATCCTCGAATTGATCAATCCCAAATGTGAGCAGTCTGAAGGGGGAGAAGTGGGTATCGAGGGTTGTCTGAGCGTTCCCGGTTCTTACGGGGAAGTGCCCAGGGCAGTTAGAATTGTAGTCAGGGCTCTCAACCGTAACGGCCGTGAGATAAAAATAATTGCTGAAGGTTTATTGGCCCGTATCCTGCAGCATGAAATGGATCATCTGGATGGTATTTTATTTACCGATCGGGCTTTGCGCATAATAGATCCGGAGGAGTTAAAAAGCGAGGAATCAATTTGA